The DNA window GCGCTTGAGCGCATGCGTCAGAGCCTGGCCGGCTGCAATAGCCTGGGCATTGCCCGCTCGGTGCTGACAGCCGAGGCCGTTGCCATTCACCAGGAGGATGCGGAGGCCAATCAAGTGATGGGACGGCTGGCACGCGATCTGATGCTTGAGAACGCGAGCGGGCCCTTTGCCATTCTGACCCACTGCAATACGGGGGCTTTGGCGACCGGGGGCTATGGCACCGCGCTGGGGGCGATTCGTAGCGTCTGGGACGCAGGTTTTCTCAGCCGGGTCTATGCGGACGAAACACGGCCCTGGCTTCAGGGTGCGCGGCTGACGGCATGGGAGCTCCTGCGTGAAGGATTACCTGTTGTGCTTAATTGCGACGGCGCGGCCGCTCAGATACTGAGGGGCGGCGAGGTCAAATGGGTAATTGTCGGTGCCGACCGCATCACGGCTAATGGTGACGTTGCCAATAAAATCGGCACTTATGGGCTGGCAATTCTGGCCAGACATCATGGGGTTGGCGTCATGGTGGTTGCGCCTTCATCCACTGTGGATATGTCGCTGCCCACAGGCGCGTCCATTCCGATCGAGCAGCGCGACGGTTG is part of the Hydrocarboniclastica marina genome and encodes:
- the mtnA gene encoding S-methyl-5-thioribose-1-phosphate isomerase; amino-acid sequence: MTHKNSPEKVHALVWEDGCLRMLDQRLLPAEEVWLECTDVESVVEGIRGMAVRGAPAIGIAAAYGVALAALEVSHDPDWRDQIAAHVERLAQSRPTAVNLFWALERMRQSLAGCNSLGIARSVLTAEAVAIHQEDAEANQVMGRLARDLMLENASGPFAILTHCNTGALATGGYGTALGAIRSVWDAGFLSRVYADETRPWLQGARLTAWELLREGLPVVLNCDGAAAQILRGGEVKWVIVGADRITANGDVANKIGTYGLAILARHHGVGVMVVAPSSTVDMSLPTGASIPIEQRDGCEVKSIQGKTIAPAGVEAFNPVFDVTPAGLIDVIVTERGVVRRPDMSGMARLFNDQASGSVPGQASQ